The Beijerinckiaceae bacterium genome has a window encoding:
- a CDS encoding FAD-binding oxidoreductase, translated as MKPIDVDETIVARRTKIVAALRKIVPGEGVIEPEAGRRVYESDGLTAYRTLPLVVVLPETVEQVSAVLAYCHENNVKVVPRGAGTSLSGGALPLEDGILLSMMKFNRVKDIDFDNRCATVEPGVTNLAITSAVEHRGFYYAPDPSSQIACSIGGNVAENSGGVHCLKYGLTTNNVLGVEMVLMTGEIIRLGGCHLGEAGYDLLALVIGSEGMLGVVTEVTVRILRAPESARALLIAFASSESAGACVADIIAAGIIPGGMEMMDRPAIAAAEDFVHAGYPRDAEALLIVELDGPPVEVDHLVGLVEKIAHARGSTHCRISNSDAERLTFWAGRKAAFPAVGRLSPDYFCMDGTIPRKELPRILAGMRELSERHGLRVVNVFHAGDGNLHPLILYDANKPGELIRAEEFGADILRLCVAHGGALTGEHGVGVEKRDLMPAMFNDIDLAQQIRVKCAFDEKQLLNPGKVFPVLHRCAELGQMHVHGGKLAFPEIPRF; from the coding sequence TTGAAGCCGATCGACGTCGATGAAACCATTGTCGCCCGGCGGACCAAAATCGTCGCGGCATTGCGAAAGATCGTGCCCGGCGAGGGCGTCATCGAGCCGGAGGCCGGCCGGCGCGTTTACGAGAGCGATGGCCTCACCGCCTACCGGACCCTTCCCTTGGTCGTCGTCCTGCCGGAGACCGTCGAGCAGGTCAGCGCCGTGCTCGCCTATTGCCACGAAAACAACGTGAAGGTCGTCCCCCGCGGTGCCGGAACCTCCTTGTCGGGGGGAGCCTTGCCGCTGGAAGACGGCATTTTGCTTTCAATGATGAAATTCAACAGGGTGAAGGACATCGATTTCGACAATCGCTGCGCGACGGTCGAGCCCGGCGTAACCAATCTCGCGATCACCAGCGCGGTCGAGCACCGAGGCTTTTACTACGCGCCGGACCCCTCCTCGCAAATTGCCTGCTCGATCGGCGGCAACGTAGCCGAGAACTCCGGCGGCGTGCATTGCCTGAAATATGGCCTCACCACCAATAATGTGCTTGGCGTCGAGATGGTTTTGATGACCGGCGAGATCATCCGGCTCGGCGGCTGCCATCTGGGCGAGGCCGGCTACGATCTCCTGGCCCTTGTCATTGGTTCGGAAGGGATGCTGGGCGTCGTCACCGAAGTGACGGTGCGTATCCTCCGCGCGCCCGAATCAGCCCGCGCGCTGCTGATCGCCTTCGCATCGAGCGAATCGGCGGGCGCTTGTGTGGCCGACATTATCGCCGCGGGGATCATTCCCGGCGGCATGGAGATGATGGACCGACCGGCCATCGCGGCGGCGGAAGATTTTGTGCATGCCGGCTATCCGCGCGATGCAGAAGCCTTGCTGATCGTCGAGCTGGACGGGCCGCCGGTGGAGGTCGACCACCTCGTCGGCCTTGTCGAGAAAATCGCGCACGCGCGAGGCTCCACCCATTGCCGGATTTCGAACTCGGATGCCGAGCGTCTCACCTTTTGGGCGGGACGCAAGGCAGCCTTCCCGGCGGTCGGACGGCTGTCGCCCGATTATTTCTGCATGGACGGGACGATCCCCCGCAAGGAACTGCCGCGCATTCTGGCTGGGATGCGAGAATTATCCGAGCGTCATGGGCTACGCGTCGTCAATGTTTTCCATGCCGGCGATGGCAATTTGCATCCGCTCATTCTCTATGATGCCAACAAGCCGGGAGAACTTATACGTGCGGAAGAGTTTGGCGCGGATATTTTGCGCCTTTGCGTCGCCCATGGCGGGGCGCTGACGGGTGAACATGGCGTCGGCGTGGAGAAGCGCGATTTGATGCCCGCGATGTTCAACGACATCGATCTTGCCCAGCAGATCAGGGTCAAATGCGCTTTTGACGAGAAGCAGCTCCTCAATCCCGGCAAAGTATTTCCGGTGCTGCATCGCTGCGCGGAGCTGGGCCAAATGCATGTGCATGGCGGGAAGCTGGCGTTTCCGGAGATCCCCAGGTTTTGA
- a CDS encoding restriction endonuclease, whose product MARGSGVRDRIRNLFLGKLGKVITRQQIIEASKDPLTGVEPENWHQRLSELRTDEGYTIWASRDMESLRPGEYMMPHANRREIAGKRVRPTPQTWKVVLERAGDRCEWREAGEYCGLHAGAIDPIGGGRVKLTPDHMSPHSVNPNSDPQDAAQWQALCGRHQVTKKNYWDNATGKLNIYAIIQAASMTEKREAFRFLLEYFGYTFLESGKIVKNEK is encoded by the coding sequence ATGGCGCGCGGTTCAGGTGTTCGAGATCGCATCAGAAACCTTTTTCTTGGGAAATTAGGCAAGGTAATCACGCGCCAGCAAATCATCGAAGCGAGCAAAGACCCCTTAACTGGCGTGGAGCCTGAGAACTGGCATCAGCGTCTATCTGAACTAAGAACTGACGAGGGCTATACAATCTGGGCTAGCAGAGACATGGAGAGCTTGAGGCCAGGTGAATATATGATGCCCCACGCGAATCGGCGTGAGATAGCTGGTAAGCGCGTAAGGCCAACTCCACAAACTTGGAAAGTGGTTCTTGAACGCGCTGGCGACAGGTGTGAGTGGCGCGAAGCGGGCGAGTATTGCGGCCTTCATGCAGGCGCGATTGATCCCATCGGTGGTGGACGCGTGAAACTCACGCCGGACCACATGAGCCCGCATTCCGTCAATCCGAATTCTGATCCACAAGACGCAGCACAGTGGCAAGCCTTATGTGGTCGGCATCAGGTCACAAAGAAGAATTATTGGGATAACGCCACCGGCAAGCTGAACATCTATGCTATAATTCAAGCAGCAAGTATGACTGAAAAGCGGGAGGCGTTCCGCTTCCTATTAGAATATTTCGGCTACACATTTCTTGAAAGTGGAAAGATAGTCAAAAATGAGAAGTAG
- the rpsB gene encoding 30S ribosomal protein S2: MALPEFTMRGLLESGAHFGHQSHRWNPKMAPFIFGTRNNIHIIDLAQTVPLLHQALKTISDTVARGGRVLLVGTKRQAQDAIADAAKRSAQYYINSRWLGGMLTNWKTISASIQRLRKVDELLNGGAVGLTKKERLMMSRERDKLEKALGGIKDMGGTPDLIFVIDTNKEQLAIKEAVRLKIPVVAVLDTNCDPDGITYPIPGNDDAGRAIALYCDLIARAAIDGISRAQGSTGVDLGEMEAPAEEILPQSGTVLSDVSETPGEVFELLTAPRGAPDDLAKLPGIGPQIVKKLNDAGIYHYWQIAAMTPEIATKVDHDLKLGGRIERDGWIDLARAFVAA; encoded by the coding sequence ATGGCTTTACCTGAATTCACTATGCGCGGCCTGCTCGAGTCGGGAGCGCATTTCGGCCACCAGTCGCACCGCTGGAACCCGAAAATGGCTCCGTTCATTTTCGGCACCCGCAACAATATCCATATCATCGACCTCGCTCAGACGGTGCCTTTGCTGCACCAGGCCCTGAAGACGATATCCGATACCGTCGCGAGAGGCGGCCGGGTTTTGCTGGTCGGTACCAAGCGGCAAGCTCAGGACGCAATCGCCGATGCGGCGAAACGTTCGGCGCAATATTATATCAATTCCCGCTGGCTCGGCGGCATGTTGACGAACTGGAAGACGATTTCAGCGTCGATTCAACGTCTTCGCAAGGTGGACGAACTGCTGAATGGCGGCGCGGTCGGACTGACCAAGAAAGAGCGCCTTATGATGTCGCGGGAACGCGACAAGCTCGAAAAGGCGCTCGGCGGCATCAAGGACATGGGGGGTACCCCCGACCTTATCTTCGTGATCGACACCAACAAGGAGCAATTGGCGATCAAGGAAGCGGTCCGACTGAAGATCCCGGTCGTCGCGGTCCTCGACACCAATTGCGATCCGGACGGCATCACCTATCCGATTCCCGGCAATGACGATGCCGGACGTGCCATCGCTCTTTATTGCGACCTTATTGCCCGCGCGGCGATCGATGGAATTTCGCGCGCTCAGGGTTCGACCGGTGTCGACCTTGGCGAAATGGAAGCCCCCGCTGAGGAAATTTTGCCGCAGAGCGGGACGGTCTTGAGCGATGTTTCCGAGACGCCTGGTGAAGTTTTCGAGCTTCTCACCGCGCCGCGCGGTGCACCGGACGATCTCGCCAAATTGCCGGGGATCGGGCCTCAAATCGTCAAGAAACTCAACGATGCCGGCATCTATCATTATTGGCAGATCGCCGCCATGACACCGGAAATTGCCACCAAGGTCGATCACGACCTCAAACTGGGTGGCCGTATCGAACGCGACGGCTGGATCGATCTGGCCCGCGCTTTCGTTGCCGCTTGA
- a CDS encoding elongation factor Ts → MANVTAAMVKDLREKTGAGMMDCKNALGETEGDIEAAIDWLRKKGLSKAAKKSGRIAAEGLVAIAVRETDGVVVEVNSETDFVARNEDFQTLARNIAGVAMTSGVTDVEALKAAAYPGGATVAEAIAGAIAKIGENMTLRRAAAVHVQKGFIGHYVHNAVADRLGKIGVIVALESNGDAAALAPLARLIALHVAAANPLALEPSALDPAVVAREKAVLADKNAGKPAHVLEKIVDSGLKTYFKEVCLLDQPSIHAEHANKTIGQVVKEAEGSAGAPVSLKSFVRYALGEGIEKQETDFAAEVAAAGGQV, encoded by the coding sequence ATGGCAAACGTCACCGCGGCGATGGTGAAGGATCTTCGCGAGAAGACCGGCGCCGGCATGATGGATTGCAAGAACGCCCTCGGTGAGACCGAGGGAGATATCGAGGCGGCCATCGATTGGCTGCGCAAGAAAGGTCTATCCAAGGCCGCCAAGAAATCCGGCAGGATCGCCGCCGAAGGCCTTGTCGCGATCGCCGTCCGGGAAACCGATGGCGTCGTCGTCGAAGTCAACTCCGAAACCGATTTCGTCGCCCGGAACGAGGATTTTCAAACGCTTGCGCGGAATATCGCGGGAGTTGCCATGACCTCCGGCGTGACCGATGTCGAAGCTTTGAAGGCTGCCGCCTATCCAGGGGGCGCGACGGTCGCCGAAGCAATCGCCGGTGCCATTGCCAAGATCGGCGAGAACATGACGCTGCGGCGCGCCGCCGCTGTGCATGTACAGAAGGGTTTCATTGGTCACTATGTCCATAATGCGGTGGCAGACCGCCTCGGCAAGATCGGCGTGATTGTTGCCCTGGAATCAAACGGTGACGCTGCGGCTTTGGCGCCGCTCGCCCGTTTGATCGCTCTGCATGTGGCGGCGGCCAACCCGCTGGCCCTTGAGCCCTCCGCTCTGGATCCGGCGGTCGTCGCGCGGGAAAAGGCTGTGCTTGCCGACAAGAACGCCGGCAAGCCCGCGCATGTTCTGGAAAAGATCGTCGACTCGGGACTGAAAACCTATTTCAAGGAGGTTTGCCTTCTCGACCAGCCTTCCATTCACGCCGAACATGCCAATAAAACAATCGGTCAGGTGGTCAAAGAGGCGGAAGGTTCGGCCGGGGCGCCCGTCAGCCTGAAATCTTTCGTGCGCTATGCGCTCGGCGAAGGCATCGAGAAGCAGGAAACCGATTTTGCTGCCGAAGTCGCCGCGGCAGGGGGCCAAGTCTAG
- a CDS encoding protein-L-isoaspartate O-methyltransferase, with protein MQDTSVQDRNIADVHSQSALHRRTMVDCQIRTFDVTDQLLLARLLEVPREDFLPAELASLAYSDLALQLKTSNPGEKPRTLLPPLVLARLIQGATLAATDRVLDVASGTGYSAAILAGLAGSVVALESDPALFAHLKSNLESFGLSEVKTVLGPLADGVASEGPFDVIFVNGAVETNLATLFAQLKEGGRLLALTCLPGDSGGRAGKAVRYEKIDGQTGFRVLFDASAPVLETFRKAEEFTFS; from the coding sequence ATGCAGGATACCAGCGTACAAGACCGTAATATTGCAGACGTCCATTCTCAATCGGCGCTTCATCGGCGGACCATGGTCGACTGCCAGATCCGCACTTTTGACGTCACCGATCAGCTGCTTTTGGCGCGTTTGCTCGAGGTTCCGCGCGAGGATTTCCTGCCAGCGGAACTGGCCTCGCTTGCCTATTCCGACCTTGCCCTTCAACTGAAGACCAGCAATCCCGGCGAAAAGCCACGGACCTTGTTGCCTCCGCTCGTCCTGGCTCGGCTGATCCAGGGAGCCACCTTGGCCGCGACCGATCGTGTCCTCGATGTCGCATCGGGAACCGGCTATTCGGCGGCCATTCTCGCCGGACTCGCGGGGAGCGTGGTCGCGCTCGAATCCGACCCTGCGTTGTTTGCTCATTTGAAGTCCAATTTGGAGTCGTTCGGACTTTCTGAGGTGAAGACCGTGTTGGGGCCGCTTGCGGATGGCGTGGCCTCCGAAGGGCCCTTCGATGTCATTTTCGTCAATGGCGCGGTGGAAACCAATCTTGCGACTTTATTTGCGCAATTGAAGGAGGGGGGACGTCTGCTGGCCCTGACTTGCCTTCCAGGTGATTCGGGTGGGCGCGCTGGCAAAGCGGTCCGCTATGAAAAGATCGACGGCCAGACCGGATTCCGCGTTTTGTTCGATGCGTCCGCACCAGTCCTCGAGACCTTCCGGAAGGCTGAGGAATTCACATTTTCTTGA
- a CDS encoding channel protein TolC, with protein sequence MRGAILTRIHLGLRSALAGVAGALIVIVLPPSVTTVTAETMSSALTRAYGGNPDLNQQRAGVRATDEDLPRASSGWRPQAYANAQFGYNYFDVTTNGATSTGLNNTLEQGRIRQRAGTDPGGFGLTVTQNLFNGNRTLNGVRQAESNIFGARESLRNTEQNVLQNGATAYMNVLRDTAILDLRKNNIIVLEEQLRQTRDRFIVGEVTRTDVAQAESSLASARSDYFTAQANLQTSIANYRQVIGVEPTKLEPARTIESLLPRSLSSAVELALNEHPGIQAALHQVDVSALQVKLVEGELYPTLNVSANVQQNYNYTGIPGERFLNGSITGQLTVPIYEGGEVYARARKAKETLGQARLQADLQRDFVRAAVVSSWGQLDTARAVIQSSKAAVKSAEIALDSIRQEAQVGQRTTFDILFAQQTLLNTRVTLVVAQRDRVVASYAVMGAIGRLSAANLNLNVLEYDPTIHFDQVKDKWIGLRTPDGR encoded by the coding sequence ATGCGCGGCGCCATTTTGACTCGTATCCATTTAGGTTTGCGGTCCGCTTTGGCGGGCGTTGCGGGCGCCTTGATCGTGATCGTGTTGCCGCCGAGTGTCACGACCGTCACCGCGGAAACCATGTCAAGCGCGTTGACACGAGCCTATGGCGGAAACCCGGATCTCAACCAGCAGCGGGCGGGCGTGCGTGCGACCGACGAAGATTTGCCGCGCGCGAGTTCAGGATGGCGGCCACAGGCCTATGCGAACGCGCAATTCGGATATAATTATTTCGACGTCACCACCAATGGTGCGACATCCACCGGTCTGAACAACACGCTGGAACAGGGCCGCATTCGGCAAAGGGCCGGAACCGATCCCGGCGGGTTCGGGCTCACGGTCACGCAAAATCTCTTCAACGGCAATCGTACGCTGAACGGTGTGCGCCAGGCCGAGTCCAATATTTTCGGCGCGCGGGAATCCCTGCGCAACACCGAGCAGAATGTGCTGCAAAACGGTGCCACCGCCTATATGAACGTGCTGCGCGATACGGCCATTCTCGATCTGCGCAAGAACAATATTATTGTTCTCGAAGAACAGCTGCGCCAAACCCGCGATCGCTTCATCGTCGGCGAGGTCACCCGGACCGACGTTGCCCAGGCCGAGTCGAGCCTTGCGTCCGCCCGTTCGGATTATTTTACGGCGCAGGCCAATCTGCAGACCAGCATCGCCAATTACCGCCAAGTGATCGGCGTCGAGCCGACCAAGCTCGAACCCGCGCGGACGATCGAGAGCCTGCTGCCACGCTCGCTCTCGAGCGCGGTAGAACTCGCCTTAAACGAACATCCGGGGATACAGGCAGCGCTCCATCAGGTTGATGTCTCGGCCCTGCAGGTGAAACTGGTCGAAGGCGAACTCTATCCGACGCTCAACGTCAGCGCCAATGTCCAGCAGAATTATAACTATACGGGGATTCCCGGAGAACGTTTCCTGAATGGCTCCATCACCGGCCAGCTCACCGTGCCGATCTATGAAGGAGGAGAAGTCTACGCGCGTGCTCGAAAAGCCAAGGAAACCTTGGGGCAAGCCCGATTGCAGGCCGATCTACAGCGCGATTTCGTGCGCGCTGCTGTCGTTTCCTCCTGGGGACAGCTCGATACCGCACGCGCTGTCATCCAATCGTCAAAGGCGGCGGTGAAGTCCGCCGAAATCGCTCTCGATAGCATCCGCCAAGAGGCTCAAGTCGGCCAACGCACCACTTTCGATATTCTCTTTGCGCAACAGACTTTGCTGAATACCAGGGTGACTCTGGTTGTGGCGCAGCGCGACCGCGTCGTCGCCTCTTATGCGGTCATGGGCGCGATCGGGCGGCTTTCGGCTGCAAACCTCAATCTGAATGTCTTGGAGTACGATCCGACCATCCATTTCGATCAGGTCAAGGACAAATGGATCGGCCTTCGCACCCCGGACGGGCGCTAG
- a CDS encoding valine--tRNA ligase has translation MMEKTFDPQAVEGRIAAAWQAAGAFEAGRPERAGAEPFTVVIPPPNVTGSLHMGHALNTTLQDILCRFERMRGKDVLWQPGTDHAGIATQMVVERQLMEHQQPGRLALGREKFLERVWEWKTQSGGAIVNQLQRLGASCDWTRERFTMDEGLSRAVVKVFVQLYKEGLIYKDKRLVNWDPQLQTAISDLEVVQVETKGHLWYFKYPVVDDSGADTGEFIVVATTRPETMLGDTAVAVHPSDERYLHLHGKKVRLPLVGRLIPVVADEYSDPEKGTGAVKITPAHDFNDFEVGKRHGLPLVNVLDAEGAITLQGNVDFLDGLPDSYPYEETIAALDRKSRETARKIVVDMMEAQGLLDKVEANQHAVPHGDRSGVVLEPRLTDQWYVNAKVLAEPALAAVREGKTKFVPENWDKTYFQWLDNIQPWCISRQLWWGHQIPVWYGFEPAGSGWIAHSDKHVFVAETEEHAVSLAEEYYKAKVVVIGDDSEIFKSDWVSRIHSGERLDTYPIQRDPDVLDTWFSSALWPFSTLGWPDETAELKRRYPTSVLITGFDIIFFWVARMMMMGLHFMGEVPFHDVYIHALVRDEKGAKMSKSKGNVVDPINLIEAYGADSLRFTLAAMAAQGRDIKLSTQRIEGYRNFGTKLWNSARFAEMNGCVRQAGFDPRRVQITLNSWIIGETAKSVAEVTAAIEAYRFNDAANAAYRFVWNIFCDWYLELAKPLLQGADGPPKEETRATTAFVLEQIIKLLHPFMPFITEELWLIKGAEGQPRETLLALAEWPRLEGYDNPAAEAEIGFIVELVSEVRSVRAEMNVPAAAQIPLVLVAASKEAKSYAENWDETLRRLARLSEISFASEAPEKSVQMIVRKTLAALPLQGVIDFAAEKNRLAKEITKLRGEVGKIEAKLGNADFIARAPEEVVEENRDRLAEALSRADKLEAALERLSGA, from the coding sequence ATGATGGAAAAGACTTTCGATCCCCAGGCGGTCGAAGGCCGTATTGCGGCGGCATGGCAAGCGGCAGGCGCATTCGAGGCCGGACGTCCCGAGCGGGCAGGGGCGGAGCCCTTCACGGTCGTCATTCCGCCGCCCAATGTTACCGGCTCCCTGCACATGGGCCATGCCCTCAACACGACCTTGCAGGACATCCTTTGCAGATTTGAGCGCATGCGAGGCAAGGACGTGCTGTGGCAACCCGGCACGGATCACGCCGGCATTGCGACGCAAATGGTTGTCGAGCGGCAGTTGATGGAGCATCAGCAGCCTGGCCGGCTCGCCTTGGGCCGGGAAAAATTTTTGGAGCGCGTTTGGGAATGGAAAACCCAATCGGGCGGCGCGATCGTCAATCAATTGCAACGGCTCGGCGCCTCCTGCGACTGGACGCGCGAGCGCTTCACCATGGACGAGGGTCTTTCCCGCGCTGTCGTGAAAGTCTTTGTTCAGCTCTATAAAGAAGGCCTGATCTACAAGGATAAGCGTCTCGTCAATTGGGACCCCCAGCTTCAGACCGCGATCTCCGACCTCGAAGTGGTGCAAGTCGAGACCAAGGGTCACCTCTGGTATTTCAAATATCCGGTTGTCGATGACTCCGGCGCCGACACCGGCGAATTTATCGTGGTCGCCACCACCCGGCCGGAAACCATGCTGGGCGATACGGCGGTCGCAGTGCATCCGAGCGATGAGCGCTATCTCCATCTTCACGGCAAAAAAGTGCGGCTGCCGCTCGTCGGGCGTTTGATCCCGGTCGTCGCCGACGAATATTCAGACCCTGAAAAAGGCACCGGCGCGGTGAAGATCACCCCCGCGCATGATTTCAACGACTTCGAGGTTGGTAAAAGGCATGGGCTGCCGCTCGTCAATGTGCTCGATGCGGAAGGCGCCATCACACTGCAAGGCAATGTCGATTTTCTCGACGGTTTGCCGGACTCTTATCCTTACGAAGAGACGATCGCCGCGCTCGACAGGAAATCGCGCGAGACAGCCCGTAAGATTGTGGTCGATATGATGGAGGCCCAGGGGCTTCTCGACAAAGTGGAGGCCAACCAGCACGCAGTTCCGCATGGCGATCGTTCGGGCGTCGTGCTTGAACCGCGACTCACCGATCAATGGTATGTCAATGCGAAGGTCTTGGCGGAGCCAGCGCTTGCTGCCGTGCGTGAAGGCAAGACCAAGTTCGTCCCAGAGAATTGGGACAAGACCTATTTTCAATGGCTGGATAACATCCAGCCCTGGTGTATCTCGCGGCAGCTTTGGTGGGGACACCAGATCCCGGTGTGGTATGGATTCGAGCCGGCCGGTTCGGGGTGGATCGCTCACTCCGATAAGCACGTCTTTGTCGCTGAAACCGAAGAACACGCGGTCTCTCTGGCGGAGGAGTATTACAAAGCAAAGGTAGTCGTTATTGGCGACGACTCGGAGATCTTTAAATCCGACTGGGTCAGTCGCATTCATTCGGGTGAGCGGCTCGATACCTATCCAATCCAGCGCGATCCCGACGTCCTCGACACCTGGTTCTCTTCCGCGCTCTGGCCTTTCTCCACCCTCGGCTGGCCGGACGAGACGGCGGAGTTGAAACGCCGTTATCCGACGAGCGTGCTCATCACCGGTTTCGACATCATCTTCTTCTGGGTCGCAAGGATGATGATGATGGGCCTGCATTTTATGGGCGAAGTGCCCTTCCACGACGTCTATATCCACGCCCTCGTCCGCGACGAGAAGGGCGCGAAGATGTCGAAGTCGAAGGGCAATGTCGTCGATCCCATAAACCTCATCGAAGCCTATGGGGCGGATTCCCTGCGCTTCACTTTGGCTGCCATGGCCGCGCAAGGCCGCGACATCAAATTATCGACGCAGCGGATTGAAGGGTACCGGAATTTCGGAACCAAACTTTGGAACTCCGCGCGCTTCGCGGAAATGAACGGCTGCGTGAGACAAGCGGGGTTCGATCCACGGCGAGTTCAGATCACCCTCAACAGCTGGATCATCGGTGAGACCGCCAAGTCGGTGGCCGAGGTGACAGCGGCGATCGAGGCCTATCGTTTCAACGATGCCGCGAATGCCGCCTATCGTTTCGTCTGGAATATTTTTTGCGACTGGTATCTCGAACTCGCCAAGCCGCTGCTGCAAGGTGCCGATGGCCCGCCGAAGGAAGAAACCCGCGCCACAACCGCGTTCGTGCTCGAACAGATCATCAAGCTCCTGCATCCGTTCATGCCGTTCATCACGGAAGAACTTTGGCTGATCAAGGGCGCGGAAGGGCAACCCCGGGAAACTTTGTTGGCGCTGGCGGAATGGCCGAGGCTCGAAGGCTACGATAATCCGGCTGCCGAAGCAGAAATCGGTTTTATCGTCGAACTCGTCTCGGAAGTGCGCTCGGTACGCGCGGAGATGAATGTTCCCGCCGCCGCGCAAATCCCCTTGGTGCTCGTCGCCGCGTCCAAGGAAGCAAAATCCTACGCGGAAAACTGGGACGAGACGCTGCGGCGGTTGGCCCGGCTTTCAGAAATTTCTTTTGCATCCGAGGCGCCGGAAAAATCCGTGCAAATGATCGTGCGGAAAACCCTCGCTGCGTTGCCGCTTCAGGGCGTCATTGACTTTGCGGCGGAAAAGAATCGGCTGGCCAAAGAGATTACGAAATTAAGGGGTGAGGTGGGCAAGATCGAAGCCAAGCTTGGCAACGCCGACTTCATCGCGCGCGCCCCCGAAGAAGTCGTCGAGGAAAACCGCGACAGGCTGGCGGAAGCGCTCTCCCGGGCGGACAAGCTCGAAGCCGCGCTGGAGCGACTGAGCGGTGCCTAA
- a CDS encoding divalent metal cation transporter → MSSSAADTLPKEAARSLGAAHGSVHVPKGGSPFRRFLGFAGPGYLVATGYMDPGNWATALAGGSSFGTALLYVAVLSSLMAIVLQALSARLAFATGRDLAQNCRDAFPRLVSIGVWLVVETAIVATDLAEVIGTAIGLELLTGLPLGAGVILTTLDALLILAFMRFGFRKLEAFVVSLLILIASCFAIELVLARPDMAEVARGLLPSRELFTNPAMLYIALGILGATVMPHNLYLHSGIVLTRAVGPSTAERASAIRFAILDSTIALFFALLINGSILILAAAAFHAHGHLEVAELPDAYRLIAPLLGSALAAKLFAIALIACGLNSTLTATLAGQIVMEGFVNIRLNPVARRLLTRLIAIVPAVAAILIGGASATNGLLVLSQVVLSLTLPFAVVPLVWFTASRKLMGSLVAPWLTSAVAAVIAIAIIALNSKLVFDAIAG, encoded by the coding sequence ATGTCGTCGTCCGCTGCCGACACGCTCCCAAAGGAGGCCGCGCGCTCACTCGGAGCAGCGCACGGCAGCGTGCATGTGCCCAAAGGCGGATCGCCCTTTCGTCGTTTTCTGGGTTTTGCGGGGCCCGGCTATCTCGTCGCCACCGGATATATGGATCCCGGCAATTGGGCGACGGCGCTGGCTGGTGGCTCCAGCTTCGGCACCGCGTTGCTTTATGTTGCCGTTCTGTCGAGCCTCATGGCCATCGTCCTTCAGGCCCTGTCGGCGCGGCTCGCCTTTGCGACGGGGCGCGATCTCGCGCAGAACTGTCGCGATGCATTTCCTCGGCTGGTTAGCATCGGGGTCTGGCTGGTCGTGGAGACGGCGATCGTGGCGACCGACCTCGCCGAGGTCATCGGCACTGCCATCGGCCTCGAACTGCTGACCGGCTTGCCGCTGGGTGCAGGGGTTATTTTGACGACGCTCGACGCCTTGCTCATCCTTGCGTTCATGCGGTTCGGTTTCCGCAAGCTCGAAGCCTTCGTCGTCTCGCTTCTCATCTTGATCGCATCCTGTTTCGCGATCGAACTTGTCCTCGCCCGGCCTGACATGGCGGAAGTCGCCAGGGGCCTTCTGCCCAGCCGCGAACTCTTCACCAACCCGGCGATGCTTTATATTGCACTTGGGATTTTGGGCGCGACCGTCATGCCCCATAATCTCTATCTGCACTCCGGCATTGTCCTGACGCGAGCGGTCGGCCCGAGCACCGCCGAAAGGGCGTCCGCGATCCGTTTCGCAATTCTCGATTCGACGATCGCGCTTTTCTTCGCGCTCCTGATCAACGGGTCGATCCTGATTCTCGCGGCAGCAGCGTTTCACGCACATGGCCATTTGGAAGTTGCCGAGCTGCCGGACGCCTATCGCTTGATCGCGCCCCTGCTGGGAAGCGCGCTCGCCGCCAAGCTGTTCGCCATCGCTCTCATCGCCTGCGGCCTGAACTCGACTTTGACGGCGACGCTTGCCGGTCAGATCGTCATGGAGGGTTTCGTCAATATCAGGCTCAACCCCGTGGCGCGGCGGCTTTTGACACGGCTCATCGCGATTGTGCCGGCGGTCGCCGCCATCCTTATTGGTGGCGCGAGTGCGACCAACGGTTTGCTCGTTCTGAGCCAAGTGGTGCTGAGCCTTACCCTGCCCTTCGCCGTTGTCCCGCTGGTTTGGTTTACCGCCTCGCGCAAGCTCATGGGTAGCCTCGTCGCGCCCTGGCTGACGAGCGCCGTCGCCGCGGTGATCGCCATTGCCATCATCGCGCTGAACAGCAAGCTCGTCTTCGACGCAATCGCCGGCTAA